A region from the Geobacillus vulcani PSS1 genome encodes:
- a CDS encoding Ger(x)C family spore germination protein: MRKRLIPVIASAMLLGGCWDTRNIDHIVYIHAIGVDYKDGQVIAYVQLVGFSGLAKVEAGGGKEKAAVSIGKAAGETFNIATDKIYPSIQQRVSWGHVKSFVFTTRALQKGIVADVIDVLNRYNEIRHTSWVYATDEPLSELFEATPLLNASSYYSLLSNPEEIFQQSSFIRPIRLSRLIADMDEKAATARIPSLTVDRRRWIENKKPKPMLAVSGVCFLHDYTLQGCSRRSDLEGLRWLEHDIRRTPIYVKQKGKTVASLVVRDPKTKWSVKTKDGEPAFTVQVEAQGSIIELRKPLSRKQLTKLAEQTVKREIRHLYELGRKRQIDLLNLSEQLYRQRPDIWKQHQSNGLIPLGDNTLSVSVKLAIGASGKEKLNYRAGD; encoded by the coding sequence ATGAGGAAGCGGCTCATTCCCGTCATCGCTTCCGCTATGCTGCTTGGCGGCTGCTGGGATACGCGCAACATCGACCACATTGTGTATATTCATGCCATTGGGGTGGATTATAAAGATGGCCAAGTGATCGCCTACGTCCAGCTGGTTGGATTCAGCGGCCTCGCCAAAGTCGAAGCGGGGGGCGGCAAGGAAAAAGCCGCCGTTTCCATCGGTAAAGCGGCCGGCGAAACGTTTAACATCGCAACCGACAAAATTTACCCTTCCATTCAACAAAGAGTGTCGTGGGGCCATGTCAAAAGCTTTGTCTTTACAACACGCGCCTTGCAAAAAGGCATCGTGGCCGATGTGATCGACGTGCTCAACCGTTACAACGAAATTCGTCATACGTCGTGGGTGTACGCCACCGATGAGCCGCTTTCCGAGCTGTTTGAAGCGACGCCGCTGTTGAACGCTTCCTCATACTATTCGCTGTTGTCCAACCCGGAAGAAATCTTTCAACAAAGTTCGTTCATCCGTCCCATCCGGCTCAGCCGACTAATTGCCGATATGGATGAAAAAGCCGCCACGGCAAGAATTCCTTCCTTAACGGTCGACCGCCGGCGCTGGATCGAAAATAAAAAACCGAAACCGATGTTGGCGGTTTCCGGTGTCTGTTTTCTTCACGATTACACTCTGCAAGGATGCAGCCGCCGTTCCGACTTAGAGGGGTTGCGCTGGCTCGAACACGACATTCGCCGCACCCCAATTTATGTCAAACAAAAAGGGAAAACGGTCGCTTCTCTTGTCGTCCGGGACCCGAAAACGAAATGGTCGGTCAAGACAAAGGACGGAGAACCCGCTTTTACTGTCCAAGTCGAGGCCCAAGGAAGCATCATCGAACTGCGCAAGCCGCTCTCGCGAAAACAGCTGACCAAACTGGCGGAGCAAACGGTGAAGCGAGAGATCCGTCACCTGTATGAACTGGGCAGGAAGCGGCAAATCGATCTATTGAATCTATCGGAGCAGCTGTATCGCCAGCGTCCGGATATTTGGAAGCAACATCAATCCAACGGCCTCATCCCCCTTGGCGACAACACGCTGTCCGTGAGCGTCAAGCTGGCGATCGGGGCATCCGGAAAAGAAAAGTTGAATTACCGGGCCGGTGATTGA